A window from Exiguobacterium marinum DSM 16307 encodes these proteins:
- the eno gene encoding phosphopyruvate hydratase codes for MSMITEIYAREILDSRGNPSVEVEVFTEDGGFGRALVPSGASTGEHEAVELRDGDKSRYLGKGVLKAVANVNDTIAPELIGYDVFDQNALDAKMIELDGTKNKGKLGANAILGVSMAAAHAAADELGLPLYTYLGGFNAKTLPTPMMNIINGGSHADNNVDFQEFMIMPVGAPTFREALRMGAEVFHALKSVLSGMGLNTAVGDEGGFAPNLKSNEEAITVILEAIEKAGYKAGEDIYLAMDVASSEFYDKSTGKYELAGEGKTMTTAELVDFYAELVDKYPIISIEDGCDENDWDGFKLLTDKIGSKVQLVGDDLFVTNTEKLAEGIEKGISNSILIKVNQIGTLTETFDAIEMAKKAGYTAVISHRSGETEDATIADIAVATNAGQIKTGSLSRTDRIAKYNQLLRIEDMLGDVAKYDGIKSFYNLKK; via the coding sequence ATGTCAATGATTACAGAAATTTACGCACGCGAAATTTTAGATTCACGCGGTAACCCATCAGTAGAAGTAGAAGTCTTCACAGAAGACGGCGGTTTCGGCCGTGCCCTCGTCCCATCAGGCGCATCAACAGGTGAGCACGAAGCAGTTGAGCTTCGCGATGGCGACAAGTCACGTTACCTCGGTAAAGGTGTCTTGAAAGCAGTTGCGAACGTGAACGACACGATCGCACCAGAACTCATCGGCTACGATGTATTCGACCAAAACGCACTCGATGCGAAAATGATTGAGCTCGACGGTACGAAAAACAAAGGTAAACTCGGCGCGAACGCGATCCTCGGTGTCTCAATGGCAGCAGCACACGCAGCAGCAGACGAGCTTGGCCTTCCACTTTACACATACCTCGGTGGATTCAACGCGAAGACGCTTCCGACTCCAATGATGAACATCATCAACGGTGGTTCACACGCTGACAACAACGTTGACTTCCAAGAGTTCATGATTATGCCTGTTGGCGCGCCAACGTTCCGTGAAGCGCTCCGCATGGGTGCAGAAGTATTCCACGCCCTCAAATCAGTTCTTTCTGGTATGGGTCTCAACACGGCTGTTGGTGACGAAGGTGGTTTCGCACCAAACTTGAAGTCAAACGAAGAAGCGATCACAGTTATCCTTGAAGCGATCGAAAAAGCTGGTTACAAAGCTGGAGAAGATATCTACCTCGCAATGGACGTTGCGTCTTCAGAATTCTATGACAAGTCAACTGGCAAGTACGAACTCGCTGGTGAAGGCAAAACGATGACAACTGCTGAGCTTGTAGACTTCTACGCTGAGCTCGTCGACAAGTACCCAATCATCTCAATCGAAGACGGTTGCGACGAAAACGACTGGGACGGCTTCAAATTGCTTACTGACAAAATCGGTAGCAAAGTTCAGCTCGTTGGGGATGACCTCTTCGTAACGAACACTGAGAAACTTGCTGAAGGTATCGAAAAAGGAATCTCAAACTCGATCCTCATCAAAGTTAACCAAATCGGTACGCTCACAGAAACATTCGACGCAATCGAAATGGCTAAAAAAGCTGGCTACACAGCAGTTATCTCACACCGTTCTGGTGAAACAGAAGATGCGACAATCGCGGACATCGCTGTTGCGACAAACGCTGGTCAAATCAAAACTGGTTCACTTTCACGTACTGACCGTATCGCGAAATACAACCAACTTCTCCGCATCGAAGACATGCTCGGCGATGTTGCGAAATACGACGGCATCAAGTCGTTCTATAACCTCAAAAAATAA
- the galU gene encoding UTP--glucose-1-phosphate uridylyltransferase GalU encodes MTRVRKAIIPAAGLGTRFLPATKAMPKEMLPIVNKPTIQFIVEEAVASGIEDIIIVTGKNKRAIEDHFDRALELEQNLESKGKTRLLESVRHSSNLANIHYIRQQEPKGLGHAIWCARKFIGDEPFAVLLGDDIIESDVPATKQLIDQYEEHERSIIGVQRVPYEMTNRYGIIDPLAVEGKLIPVRTFVEKPPVDEAPSNFAILGRYILKPDVFEALSGQEAGAGGEIQLTDAIARLNEAETVFAYEFDGRRYDVGEPIGFVETTICHALSDPDLKDDVHALLKRLVDELDQQ; translated from the coding sequence ATGACACGAGTACGAAAAGCCATCATCCCAGCCGCCGGTCTCGGCACCCGCTTCCTTCCTGCCACGAAAGCCATGCCAAAAGAAATGTTGCCGATTGTCAACAAGCCGACGATCCAGTTCATCGTCGAGGAGGCCGTCGCCTCAGGGATTGAGGACATCATCATCGTCACAGGTAAGAATAAACGGGCGATTGAAGACCACTTCGACCGTGCGCTCGAATTGGAGCAGAACCTCGAATCGAAAGGGAAGACCCGCTTGCTCGAATCGGTCCGTCACTCCTCGAACTTGGCGAACATTCACTACATACGCCAACAGGAGCCAAAAGGTCTCGGTCACGCGATTTGGTGCGCCCGAAAGTTTATCGGGGATGAGCCGTTCGCTGTCTTACTCGGAGACGATATCATCGAATCCGACGTACCGGCTACGAAGCAATTGATTGATCAATATGAGGAGCATGAACGTTCCATCATCGGGGTACAGCGTGTCCCGTATGAAATGACGAACCGATATGGTATAATTGACCCGCTTGCCGTCGAAGGGAAGCTCATCCCGGTGAGGACGTTCGTCGAGAAGCCGCCCGTCGATGAGGCCCCGTCTAACTTCGCCATCCTCGGTCGATACATCTTGAAACCGGACGTCTTCGAGGCGCTATCGGGGCAAGAAGCAGGTGCCGGAGGCGAGATACAATTGACGGATGCGATTGCACGCTTGAATGAGGCAGAAACGGTCTTCGCTTATGAATTTGATGGTCGACGCTATGATGTCGGAGAGCCAATCGGGTTCGTCGAAACGACGATTTGCCATGCACTCAGCGATCCTGATTTAAAAGATGACGTCCACGCCTTATTGAAACGGCTCGTGGACGAACTTGATCAACAGTAA
- a CDS encoding glycosyltransferase family 4 protein — MLMVCQNYYPEIGSAGNRMQNITHLMKQRGYEVEVVTASPSYPSFDMYQDDRFWNDRELNDQPFIKRLVTKKRKHTSNMVSRLFLFLEQMVKGIGAVRQLKLKPDVVFATTPSFFMAFVGVYAKRKYRVPLILDVRDLWPESVKGVGVFKHDWVLAPAFWLEKRLYRSADEVIINSEGFRSYLRQRGVPNEIIHYMPNSIREAERTLERTIPPDDRMEILYAGNMGLAQDVSLLLELAERFRDEPRVHFKLIGYGYRKEELKQTIKDRGFRNFLFLEAMPRTEAFQAIKNADVAFVSLIEQEVFDTVIPGKLIDYMAVGKPIVAAVSGHAANVIEAAEVGYVSRKRDIDEIERILRKLLDRPDLREVLGANGIRYVKENLCWEENIDVLDQVVQQLVMEERQ; from the coding sequence ATGCTCATGGTGTGCCAAAACTATTATCCGGAAATCGGCAGTGCCGGTAACCGGATGCAAAACATTACGCATTTGATGAAACAGCGCGGGTATGAAGTCGAGGTCGTTACCGCCTCCCCTTCGTACCCGAGCTTTGATATGTATCAGGACGACCGTTTCTGGAACGACCGCGAGCTGAACGACCAGCCGTTCATCAAACGACTCGTCACGAAGAAACGGAAACATACGTCCAATATGGTCAGCCGTCTCTTTTTATTCCTCGAACAGATGGTAAAAGGGATTGGAGCCGTTCGCCAGTTAAAGTTGAAGCCTGACGTCGTGTTTGCGACGACCCCTTCTTTTTTTATGGCGTTTGTCGGAGTATATGCGAAGCGAAAGTATCGCGTCCCACTTATTCTAGACGTTCGCGACCTTTGGCCGGAATCGGTAAAAGGGGTCGGGGTATTCAAACATGACTGGGTGCTCGCGCCAGCGTTTTGGCTCGAGAAGCGATTGTATCGTTCCGCAGATGAAGTGATCATCAACTCGGAAGGATTCCGCAGCTATCTTCGTCAGCGCGGTGTCCCGAATGAGATAATCCACTATATGCCGAACTCGATTCGGGAAGCGGAGCGCACGCTCGAGCGGACGATTCCACCGGACGACCGGATGGAGATTTTATACGCCGGAAATATGGGTCTTGCCCAGGACGTGTCTCTGTTGCTCGAACTCGCCGAACGGTTCCGGGACGAGCCACGGGTTCATTTCAAATTGATTGGCTACGGATATCGGAAAGAAGAGTTGAAGCAGACGATTAAAGATCGCGGCTTCCGAAACTTCTTGTTCCTCGAGGCGATGCCAAGGACGGAGGCGTTCCAGGCGATTAAAAATGCAGATGTCGCGTTCGTCAGCCTGATCGAGCAAGAAGTATTCGATACGGTCATCCCTGGGAAACTGATCGACTATATGGCGGTCGGCAAACCGATTGTCGCAGCAGTGTCAGGCCATGCGGCGAATGTCATTGAAGCGGCGGAAGTCGGCTACGTGTCACGGAAGCGTGACATCGATGAGATCGAACGGATTCTACGGAAGCTCCTCGACCGACCAGACCTTCGAGAGGTACTCGGGGCAAACGGGATTCGTTACGTCAAAGAGAATTTATGTTGGGAAGAGAATATCGACGTGCTAGATCAAGTCGTACAACAGTTAGTGATGGAGGAAAGACAATGA